A window of the Candidatus Methanoperedens sp. genome harbors these coding sequences:
- the mdh gene encoding malate dehydrogenase, whose amino-acid sequence MPKITIIGAGAVGATAAQRIAEKELGDVVMTDIVEGLPQGKALDILEAGPLFGYDSNIIGTNDYKDIEGSDVVVITAGIARKPGMTREDLLKINTKIITDVSQNIKRYAPDSVVITVTNPLDIMTYVSMKTTGFEPNRVFGMSGVLDSGRFATFIALELGCSVRDIKAMVLGGHGDTMVPLPRFTTVSGIPITELMPESTISRLVDRTVNGGAEIVNLLKTGSAFYAPSAAVTNMVEAVIKDTKRILPVCAYLSGQYGRKDIYLGVPVKIGRIGIEEILELELTVEEKKALDRSAEAVKSGIASLNVIQ is encoded by the coding sequence ATGCCAAAAATTACAATTATCGGTGCAGGAGCGGTTGGTGCGACTGCCGCGCAAAGAATAGCAGAAAAAGAACTCGGGGATGTAGTCATGACAGATATAGTTGAAGGGCTTCCACAAGGTAAAGCTCTTGACATTCTGGAAGCTGGCCCGCTTTTTGGTTATGACTCAAATATTATCGGAACGAACGATTATAAGGATATCGAGGGATCGGATGTAGTTGTCATTACTGCCGGAATAGCAAGAAAACCAGGCATGACAAGGGAAGACCTTCTGAAAATAAATACTAAAATAATAACCGATGTCTCACAGAATATCAAACGTTATGCACCTGATTCGGTAGTTATCACTGTCACTAACCCGCTTGATATAATGACTTATGTATCCATGAAAACCACAGGTTTTGAACCAAACCGGGTCTTTGGAATGAGCGGTGTACTTGATTCGGGCAGGTTTGCCACGTTTATTGCGCTTGAACTTGGGTGTTCGGTGCGGGATATTAAAGCGATGGTTCTGGGAGGGCACGGGGATACCATGGTGCCTCTTCCCCGGTTTACAACAGTATCAGGTATCCCGATCACAGAGCTGATGCCGGAATCAACAATCAGTCGGCTTGTTGATCGGACGGTCAACGGGGGAGCTGAGATCGTCAATCTTCTAAAGACCGGAAGCGCATTCTATGCCCCATCAGCAGCTGTGACAAATATGGTTGAAGCTGTAATAAAGGATACAAAACGTATTCTTCCGGTATGTGCTTACCTGAGTGGGCAGTATGGCAGGAAAGACATTTATCTTGGGGTTCCGGTAAAAATCGGCAGGATTGGTATTGAGGAGATCCTTGAACTTGAATTGACTGTTGAAGAGAAAAAAGCCCTGGATAGGTCTGCAGAAGCTGTAAAGTCAGGGATCGCATCTCTTAATGTAATTCAATAA
- a CDS encoding DUF2073 domain-containing protein, protein MKGIQMDLISEEKLDGMTSMEKVRLILDEVRNGKILILEKGLTPSEQTKLIELTMAEIEPDDFSGIEIESYPVKQNENFLNKLFGKQTLKTRLTVIGPAAQLKTIKKDRDLISALVSP, encoded by the coding sequence ATGAAAGGAATTCAGATGGATTTAATATCGGAAGAAAAGCTTGATGGCATGACTTCCATGGAAAAAGTGAGGTTGATTCTTGACGAAGTGCGAAACGGAAAGATACTCATACTTGAAAAGGGGCTAACTCCCAGTGAACAGACAAAACTCATCGAACTAACAATGGCAGAGATAGAACCTGATGATTTTTCAGGAATTGAGATTGAGAGTTACCCTGTAAAACAAAACGAAAATTTCCTGAATAAGTTATTTGGAAAACAAACTCTCAAGACACGGCTTACAGTTATAGGCCCTGCGGCACAGTTAAAAACAATTAAGAAAGATAGGGATTTAATAAGCGCGTTAGTCTCACCATAA
- a CDS encoding GTP-binding protein — MGIIKRLGLNFSWLKRLFNRKKAKIGIYGPPNAGKTTLANRIVRDWTGDAMGSVSNIPHETRRARRREDVTIVSNGSSVTLDIIDTPGIATKIDFHDFMAFGLPEEESKRRAKEATEGVMESVKWLEDLDGVILVMDATEDPYTQVNVVIIGNFEARKLPILIAANKIDLPNSSPARIQSAFPQHPLVPISALEGKNIDLLYKEIAEHFG; from the coding sequence ATGGGCATTATAAAAAGGCTGGGACTTAATTTTTCCTGGTTGAAAAGACTATTTAACAGAAAAAAAGCGAAAATCGGAATATATGGCCCTCCCAATGCTGGTAAAACCACACTGGCCAACAGGATAGTCAGGGACTGGACAGGGGATGCCATGGGTTCGGTATCCAATATTCCCCACGAGACGCGAAGAGCCAGAAGGCGTGAAGATGTTACAATAGTGAGTAACGGTTCTTCAGTAACACTGGATATTATAGATACGCCAGGAATTGCCACAAAGATCGATTTTCATGATTTTATGGCATTCGGACTCCCGGAGGAGGAATCAAAAAGACGCGCCAAAGAGGCAACAGAGGGTGTAATGGAATCTGTTAAATGGCTTGAAGACCTGGATGGCGTAATACTGGTGATGGATGCAACTGAAGACCCATATACCCAGGTTAATGTTGTTATAATTGGAAATTTTGAAGCTCGGAAGCTTCCAATATTGATAGCTGCAAACAAGATAGATCTTCCAAATTCATCACCTGCAAGGATACAGAGCGCTTTTCCGCAGCATCCGCTTGTTCCCATATCCGCTCTTGAAGGGAAAAATATAGATTTGTTATACAAAGAAATTGCAGAGCATTTCGGGTGA
- the purF gene encoding amidophosphoribosyltransferase, with translation MHEECGIVGVSFKEETSAALSIYYALFALQHRGQESAGITVHDGSQVRTLKGMGLVPDVFNKTDIQKLKGHVGIGHVRYSTTGSSKIENCQPLLVSFKSGTIAIAHNGNLVNSKELRTGLEKEGRIFLSESDTEVIAHLLVKELMHSELKDAVKDVIKKLVGSYSLAILIDKTIVVIRDPLGIKPLCFGSFDNGYIVASESVAIDILNGQLIRDVAPGEMLVFNNGTYESHQLVKSKNTAHCVFEYIYFARPDSVIDGRLVYNVRMRIGEMLSEEHPAIADIVSPVPDSGITYAIGFSKKSDIDYMEGLMKNRYIGRTFIMPGQDMRETAVRLKLNTIKPNIEGKSIVLIDDSIVRGTTSRRIIDMIRKSGTREIHMRVASPPIISPCYLGIDMATREELIAAHKTVKGVEALINADSLGYLSIDGLVKSIGIPMDDLCLGCLSGTYPVEIPGEKCIKRQLKLSEF, from the coding sequence TTGCATGAAGAATGCGGTATAGTCGGTGTCTCTTTTAAAGAGGAGACATCAGCCGCACTGTCAATCTACTACGCACTTTTTGCCCTCCAGCACAGGGGACAGGAATCCGCAGGAATAACTGTTCATGATGGCAGCCAGGTCCGTACCTTAAAAGGCATGGGTCTTGTGCCGGATGTTTTTAACAAGACAGATATACAGAAACTTAAAGGTCATGTAGGGATAGGACATGTCCGATATTCAACTACAGGCAGTTCAAAGATCGAGAATTGCCAGCCTCTTCTTGTAAGTTTTAAGAGCGGGACTATAGCTATCGCTCATAATGGTAATCTTGTAAACTCAAAAGAACTCAGGACCGGGCTTGAAAAAGAGGGACGGATATTCTTATCGGAATCAGATACTGAAGTCATAGCCCATCTCCTTGTCAAGGAACTGATGCACAGCGAGCTTAAAGATGCAGTTAAAGATGTAATAAAAAAGCTTGTTGGTTCATATTCACTTGCCATCCTGATAGATAAAACGATTGTTGTTATTCGTGACCCGCTTGGCATAAAACCCCTGTGTTTTGGCTCGTTCGATAATGGTTATATTGTGGCGTCCGAGAGTGTTGCAATTGATATTTTAAACGGGCAGCTGATACGTGATGTAGCTCCTGGCGAGATGCTTGTTTTCAACAATGGTACATACGAAAGCCACCAGCTGGTAAAATCAAAAAATACTGCCCATTGTGTATTTGAATATATTTATTTCGCAAGGCCGGATTCAGTCATAGATGGCCGGCTTGTATATAATGTGAGGATGCGAATAGGAGAGATGCTTTCTGAAGAACACCCGGCCATAGCAGATATCGTTTCGCCTGTTCCTGATTCAGGCATCACATATGCGATCGGTTTCTCTAAGAAATCGGACATTGATTATATGGAAGGGCTTATGAAGAACCGCTACATAGGCAGGACATTCATTATGCCAGGGCAGGATATGAGAGAAACGGCAGTCAGGCTGAAACTAAACACTATAAAACCAAATATTGAGGGTAAGAGCATTGTTCTTATCGATGACAGTATTGTGCGCGGAACAACTTCGCGCCGTATAATAGATATGATCCGCAAATCAGGCACAAGAGAGATCCATATGCGGGTAGCAAGCCCCCCCATTATTTCTCCATGTTACCTGGGAATCGATATGGCAACACGTGAAGAACTTATAGCTGCGCACAAAACAGTAAAAGGAGTTGAGGCCCTGATAAATGCAGATTCCCTGGGATATTTGAGTATAGATGGACTTGTGAAATCCATCGGGATCCCGATGGATGATCTATGCCTGGGGTGTTTGAGCGGAACATATCCGGTTGAAATCCCGGGGGAGAAATGTATAAAGAGACAATTGAAATTGTCAGAATTCTAA
- a CDS encoding 50S ribosomal protein L37e, giving the protein MSKGTPSFGKNQKKTHVICRRCGKASMNTHTKMCAACGFGKTTHMRSYKWQEKCGY; this is encoded by the coding sequence ATGTCAAAAGGTACGCCTTCATTCGGTAAGAACCAGAAGAAAACGCATGTTATATGCAGAAGATGTGGAAAAGCATCAATGAACACGCACACAAAAATGTGCGCAGCATGTGGTTTCGGTAAGACCACACACATGAGATCCTACAAATGGCAGGAAAAATGCGGTTACTAA
- a CDS encoding small nuclear ribonucleoprotein (Enables 3` processing of polyadenylated mRNAs and tRNA precursors) — MGNRPLDILNNALNKSVLIRLKGQREFRGELQGYDIHMNIVLANAEEIKENGTKKLGTAVVRGDNIVFISP; from the coding sequence ATGGGAAACAGACCCCTCGACATTCTAAACAATGCGTTAAATAAGTCAGTATTGATACGATTAAAAGGCCAGAGAGAGTTCAGAGGCGAATTACAGGGATACGATATTCACATGAATATCGTCCTGGCTAATGCCGAGGAAATAAAAGAAAACGGAACGAAAAAACTTGGAACAGCAGTTGTACGCGGAGATAATATAGTATTTATTTCTCCATAA
- a CDS encoding DUF1947 domain-containing protein: protein MKIKSRNVLRKTDQKALVNDIVEAFGDASSFEGRKLEYVESEGQDFIFVDGEPLLFKIDGKIFPTVKGALKLNPARRKVLVDPGAVRFIINGADTMSPGIVQADPDIKLGDLVIIVEKAHGKAIGIGKALMAGKEMVGGKGKAVKSIHYVGDEIWNLEQK, encoded by the coding sequence ATGAAAATAAAGTCAAGGAATGTATTAAGAAAAACTGATCAGAAAGCTCTTGTAAATGATATTGTCGAGGCATTTGGTGATGCATCATCATTTGAGGGCAGGAAGCTTGAATATGTGGAAAGCGAGGGGCAGGATTTCATTTTCGTGGATGGGGAACCTCTTTTATTTAAGATAGACGGGAAGATATTTCCTACTGTAAAAGGCGCCCTTAAATTAAACCCGGCGCGCCGCAAAGTACTGGTTGATCCGGGGGCTGTGAGGTTTATCATAAATGGAGCTGATACAATGAGCCCGGGGATTGTGCAAGCAGACCCGGATATAAAATTAGGCGATCTTGTTATCATCGTAGAGAAAGCACACGGGAAAGCGATCGGTATCGGAAAAGCCCTTATGGCAGGAAAAGAAATGGTCGGGGGGAAAGGCAAGGCAGTGAAGTCCATACACTATGTAGGGGATGAAATCTGGAACCTTGAACAGAAATAA
- a CDS encoding DUF552 domain-containing protein: MGKFIDNLFGGGKKTKLDADEYQELDLSEYEEGFQGETASTYIKIAELSGLEMMPELKKQIYDGNILMIDVLPAKKDKMVFDRAIKDLKAVVNDVHGDIAMIKEDQVIVTPRGMRIDRQKLK, encoded by the coding sequence ATGGGTAAATTTATAGATAATCTTTTTGGCGGCGGGAAGAAGACTAAATTAGATGCTGATGAATATCAGGAACTTGATCTTTCAGAATATGAAGAGGGTTTTCAGGGTGAGACAGCCAGCACTTATATAAAAATCGCTGAATTATCAGGACTTGAAATGATGCCTGAATTAAAAAAACAAATTTATGATGGCAACATCCTGATGATCGATGTCTTGCCTGCAAAAAAGGATAAAATGGTTTTTGACAGGGCGATCAAAGACTTAAAAGCAGTTGTCAATGATGTACATGGCGATATCGCGATGATCAAAGAAGACCAGGTTATCGTGACCCCGCGTGGCATGCGTATAGACAGGCAAAAGTTAAAGTGA
- a CDS encoding ZPR1 zinc finger domain-containing protein — MNSEPNSNLTVTRSVCPLCSKELVTNWVKDNIPFFGEVMHITSKCECGLRYSDTMIMAQSKPIRYEVKVTAREDLDVRVVRSTSGTIRIPELGVDIEPGPASESFISNIEGVLDRVSDILEMVVRWNEESQTRRAKELQSIIEKVKAGEFEITVIIEDPLGNSAIIAEKAIHRELTEEEAKCLKTGMIIFEKE, encoded by the coding sequence GTGAATTCAGAACCAAATAGTAATTTAACAGTTACCAGAAGCGTTTGCCCTCTTTGCAGCAAAGAACTTGTTACAAACTGGGTAAAAGATAATATTCCTTTTTTTGGTGAAGTAATGCATATTACTTCAAAGTGTGAATGCGGTTTAAGATACTCTGATACCATGATCATGGCCCAGAGCAAACCCATTCGTTATGAAGTAAAAGTCACGGCAAGGGAGGACCTTGATGTGCGTGTGGTTCGCTCGACATCAGGAACAATAAGGATACCGGAACTCGGAGTAGATATTGAGCCGGGACCTGCTTCTGAATCTTTTATTTCAAATATCGAAGGCGTACTTGACAGGGTGAGCGATATCCTGGAGATGGTAGTAAGATGGAATGAAGAATCCCAGACCCGGCGCGCGAAAGAATTACAATCGATCATCGAGAAGGTCAAGGCCGGGGAATTTGAAATTACGGTTATTATCGAAGATCCCCTGGGCAATAGCGCCATAATTGCAGAAAAAGCAATACACAGGGAACTTACAGAAGAAGAGGCGAAATGTCTTAAGACGGGCATGATCATTTTTGAGAAAGAATAA
- the rsmB gene encoding 16S rRNA (cytosine(967)-C(5))-methyltransferase RsmB, with the protein MRKNNKSNVLIRQKSYNSVLLLLNSILHEKKYPDILISELFKKEDFSSDEKAVIVDLVYGVLRHLGRLDYIIGHASRATITNLDPEILNLFRICACQALFKNVSAAGIVNNAVAMSSDNSKLSGFVKRTVEAVLKNKYTVIFPDPEKAAMEYICTYHSHPRWIVEKWLKELGSVKEVEALCSANNMEPPLTIRVNQLKSDIGSLQKVLDEEGYSSLRTGLSPFGLIVNKKEDIFKTRAFQEGLFEVQDEGSQLVTLLTGVKPGELVIDACAGNGGKSLFLSGLMKNRGTIIASDPSAVKLSNLRRRAGKAGAFNIRTADRGMLNEYNNMADCVFIDAPCSGMGVFRRNPDSKWRLTPDDVKELAVKQKEILSEYSRLVKPGGRLVYVTCTISREENEDNVRGFLAWNRDFCLVPALEMCDIESGKLIFEDGFFRSLPHLSHTDGFFGAVVMKRE; encoded by the coding sequence TTGAGAAAGAATAATAAGAGTAATGTTCTTATCAGGCAAAAGAGCTACAACTCAGTTCTTTTGTTATTGAACTCAATACTCCATGAAAAAAAATATCCTGACATCCTTATTAGTGAACTTTTTAAAAAGGAAGATTTTTCATCAGATGAAAAAGCTGTTATCGTTGATCTTGTTTATGGGGTCTTGCGTCATCTGGGAAGGCTGGATTACATAATTGGACATGCATCAAGAGCCACTATAACAAATCTTGATCCGGAAATACTTAATTTATTCAGGATATGCGCGTGCCAGGCCTTATTTAAAAATGTATCGGCAGCAGGAATAGTAAACAATGCAGTAGCAATGTCATCGGATAATAGTAAGTTAAGCGGATTCGTAAAAAGAACGGTTGAAGCAGTATTGAAGAATAAATATACAGTCATCTTCCCTGATCCTGAAAAAGCCGCGATGGAATATATTTGCACATATCATTCACACCCGCGCTGGATCGTGGAAAAATGGCTCAAAGAGTTGGGGTCGGTTAAAGAAGTCGAGGCTTTATGCAGTGCTAATAACATGGAGCCTCCCCTGACTATCAGGGTGAATCAATTGAAGTCGGATATAGGATCACTTCAAAAGGTTCTTGATGAAGAGGGATATTCTTCATTACGAACGGGATTATCACCATTTGGTCTTATTGTTAATAAGAAAGAAGATATTTTCAAAACCCGGGCTTTTCAAGAAGGACTTTTCGAGGTGCAGGATGAAGGGAGCCAGCTTGTTACGCTTCTTACTGGAGTAAAGCCCGGAGAACTTGTAATCGATGCATGTGCAGGGAATGGCGGAAAATCCCTTTTCCTTTCAGGACTGATGAAAAACCGCGGGACTATAATCGCCTCGGACCCATCAGCTGTGAAGCTTTCGAACCTGCGGCGACGTGCAGGAAAAGCTGGCGCGTTCAATATTAGGACCGCGGACAGAGGGATGCTAAATGAATATAACAATATGGCGGATTGTGTTTTCATAGATGCGCCCTGTTCAGGCATGGGAGTTTTCAGGAGGAACCCGGATTCGAAATGGCGGCTGACCCCGGATGATGTCAAAGAACTTGCTGTTAAACAGAAAGAGATATTAAGTGAATACAGCAGGCTTGTTAAACCCGGAGGAAGATTGGTCTATGTTACGTGTACGATAAGCAGGGAGGAAAATGAGGATAACGTGCGCGGTTTTCTTGCCTGGAACAGGGATTTTTGCCTGGTTCCCGCATTGGAAATGTGTGATATTGAATCTGGCAAATTAATCTTTGAAGACGGATTTTTCAGGTCGTTGCCGCATTTATCACATACAGATGGATTTTTCGGGGCTGTCGTGATGAAGCGTGAATAA
- a CDS encoding GNAT family N-acetyltransferase, protein MDKIPDQALQIVLLNKKHDIDSFNSDNVDLNDFLKSNAIKDQEDRVSRTYLCFLGKTAVGYFSLVTDTLEVHVVEGNDGIKDYLYRKYPSIRIARLAVDQKVKKKGIGKFMLLAAIGIAIDVSNKVGCRYITVDSKPESIGFYEKNNFKVIEQYKHSDFPKMYLNMYPIIAMMQPKESLYQKVEIIPKKIDWYNEDDAWKEYTAKRITRE, encoded by the coding sequence ATGGATAAAATACCAGATCAAGCGCTTCAAATCGTCCTTTTGAACAAGAAGCATGACATAGATTCTTTTAATTCTGATAATGTTGATTTGAATGATTTTTTAAAAAGCAATGCTATAAAAGACCAGGAGGATAGAGTAAGCAGGACATACCTATGCTTCCTGGGGAAAACCGCAGTTGGATACTTTTCGTTGGTTACGGACACTCTTGAAGTTCATGTGGTAGAAGGAAATGATGGGATTAAGGATTATCTATATCGCAAATATCCAAGTATCAGGATTGCAAGATTAGCTGTGGATCAAAAAGTAAAAAAGAAAGGTATAGGGAAATTTATGTTACTGGCCGCGATAGGTATTGCTATAGATGTATCAAATAAAGTCGGGTGTCGTTATATTACTGTAGATTCCAAACCTGAATCTATCGGCTTTTATGAAAAAAACAATTTTAAAGTAATAGAACAGTACAAGCATAGCGATTTCCCTAAAATGTATTTGAATATGTATCCAATAATTGCAATGATGCAGCCAAAAGAATCACTATATCAAAAAGTTGAGATAATACCCAAAAAAATCGACTGGTATAACGAAGATGATGCCTGGAAGGAATACACAGCTAAAAGAATCACAAGGGAATAA